A region of Solea solea chromosome 7, fSolSol10.1, whole genome shotgun sequence DNA encodes the following proteins:
- the vwa7 gene encoding von Willebrand factor A domain-containing protein 7 isoform X1, with protein MSPIGGRVWKESGKRMYWFILAYLLLLALPCTGFLPNFWSRVLTLSWDSHTHQYITEQAILNVTLETLKSSKKHQAEEQTRLGRSFWRAVGEVVKSNAAMDFLSSTRSDPVYHFDSERVDSALVMLRQFWAQTLLSVRAEEYQSARHSLGQLCHSLQDFYSHSNWVEMGHHSIYHHLLQPEEPAVPVANADTPTCMECFSDTCRNNLLPRLTNSQQHSQLLTTGYFSTSPPKPRGKCSHGGILDSSRYMEAKGGINKDSTSPFFSPHYYLHVEAATLATEATLSVLRDLRDTVGHTSFLRLFSVKQAPALVFVIDTTGSMFEEITAARLRAHSIIQSQANSPGQAGTFLLIPFHDPVVGPVYETSDPNQFMEYMNNLIALGGGDEPEMCLSAIQLALTHSPPLSEIFVFTDASPKDAHLFDTVKALALEKQSKVTFLLTEDPNHKAEDTGRRRKRRIVKSLSPDRFSLYSSLSSVSGGLTIFTTNSDILRVSTIVEDNTAADKVTLLHVESAQDLVSSHSFRVDSSVKNVTLHIIGVLKECILTSPSDKSQSLLGESGPFAELEQFEGLYRINMFPPIQPGQWRVHAKSDGHLTFNVIGDSSIDFLYYFATVSNDTHPGLARVEGSPVAGVPAFLVLAVTGLVPDNEASFSHVTLLGAKGENLQRVKLNSSSSSSSSSSSSHSMDQLVGWVDSVPRVPFCVRLTGRDTTGKKLERVSTEMVQPTHVQIQVLSVPRLVPGHSSVVDYSILNHGPARLFSLSMEDDCGYLHNRGPHRFHVTEHGSFHDQVNLHTPATAQAGATVTLTLTVRALDSADSNYAVAYLTVVPLDPDTLPPSCSAAGGQFTCPSICSLSNWSVSLVVSDRGRSGLAALQLQRGEGALMLYLNPPPTEDSIRTAQSGLHKHQAHRDQTTSMGRHYHHLYKARIERGDLPLNVSEWASSQPLWVRYTSSCCSAQAELLVWDTAGNMKRCHLMPGQQRQQRDKSTETNGTEHITLTALSYFFVFVLLWFHLL; from the exons ATGTCACCAATCGGAGGAAGAGTCTGGAAAGAGAGTGGGAAGCGGATGTACTGGTTTATCCTGGCTTACCTTCTTCTCTTGGCTTTACCATGCACGGGCTTCCTCCCCAACTTTTGGTCTCGAGTGTTAACGCTGTCCTGGGACTCACACACGCACCAATACATCACGGAGCAGGCCATTCTAAATGTCACCCTGGAGACTCTGAAGAGCAGCAAGAAACACCAGGCAGAGGAGCAG ACCAGACTAGGACGCAGCTTCTGGAGAGCTGTAGGAGAAGTGGTGAAGTCCAACGCAGCGATGGACTTCCTGAGCTCCACCAGGTCTGACCCAGTATATCACTTTGATTCAGAGCGCGTGGACAGTGCATTGGTCATGTTACGGCAGTTCTGGGCTCAGACTCTTCTGTCAGTGCGAGCAGAGGAGTACCAAAGTGCACGCCACAGCTTGGGCCAATTATGTCACTCCCTGCAG GACTTCTACAGCCACAGTAACTGGGTGGAAATGGGCCATCACTCCATATACCACCACCTCCTGCAGCCAGAGGAGCCGGCCGTCCCTGTGGCTAACG CGGACACTCCCACCTGTATGGAATGCTTCAGCGACACCTGTCGAAACAACCTCTTGCCAAGACTGACAAACAGTCAGCAACACTCCCAGCTGCTCACCACTGGCTACTTCAGCACTTCCCCTCCTAAACCTCGGG GTAAATGTAGTCACGGAGGTATTCTGGACAGTAGCCGCTATATGGAAGCCAAAGGCGGCATCAACAAAGACAGCACCTCACCTTTCTTCTCACCTCACTATTACCTCCATGTGGAAGCTGCCACTTTGGCTACTGAGGCCACTCTGAGTGTACTGCGagacctcagagacactgtgggCCACACATCTTTCCTCCG ACTCTTTAGTGTGAAGCAGGCACCAGCTTTGGTGTTTGTAATCGACACCACCGGCAGCATGTTTGAGGAGATCACCGCTGCTCGCCTCCGGGCGCATTCCATCATCCAGAGCCAAGCCAACAGTCCTGGACAGGCTGGCACCTTTCTACTCATACCCTTCCATGACCCAG TTGTAGGGCCAGTGTATGAGACCAGTGACCCAAACCAGTTCATGGAGTACATGAATAACCTGATAGCACTTGGAGGAGGAGACGAACCAGAGATGTGTCTCTCTGCTATTCAG CTGGCACTCACTCACAGTCCACCTCTGTCAGAGATCTTTGTCTTCACTGATGCCTCACCTAAAGATGCGCACTTGTTTGACACAGTGAAGGCACTGGCCCTTGAGAAACAGAGCAAG GTGACATTTCTCCTCACTGAAGACCCCAACCACAAAGCAGAggacacagggaggaggaggaagaggaggattgTGAAATCTTTGTCCCCTGATCGTTTCTCGCTCTATTCgtccctctcctctgtgtcaggaGGACTGACTATATTTACCACCAACTCTGACATCCTCAGGGTCTCCACCATAGTAGAGGataacacagctgctgacaag GTGACCCTGCTGCATGTGGAAAGTGCCCAGGATCTTGTGTCCTCTCATTCCTTCAGAGTTGACAGCTCGGTAAAAAATGTCACGTTACACATCATCGGCGTCCTGAAAGAGTGCATCCTGACCAGTCCTTCAG ACAAAAGCCAGTCTCTGTTGGGCGAGAGCGGACCCTTCGCAGAGTTGGAGCAGTTCGAGGGTCTGTACCGCATCAACATGTTTCCTCCAATACAGCCGGGCCAGTGGAGAGTCCACGCCAAGAGTGATGGACACCTCACATTCAATGTgatcg GTGACAGCAGCATAGATTTCCTGTATTACTTTGCCACTGTAAGCAATGACACACACCCAGGTCTGGCTAGAGTGGAAGGTAGTCCTGTCGCAG GTGTCCCTGCCTTTCTGGTGCTGGCTGTCACAGGCCTGGTTCCTGACAACGAGGCATCTTTCAGCCATGTGACACTCTTGGGGGCTAAAGGGGAGAACCTCCAACGGGTGAAGCtgaattcctcctcctcctcctcctcttcttcttcatcatctcatTCCATGGACCAGCTGGTGGGATGGGTGGACTCGGTTCCCAGAGTTCCCTTCTGTGTTCGACTTACAGGTCGAGACACAACAGGAAAGAAGCTGGAGAGGGTTTCCACGGAGATGGTACAGCCCACTCATGTTCAGATACAG GTGTTGTCTGTCCCTCGCCTGGTACCTGGCCACAGTTCAGTTGTAGATTACAGCATCCTGAACCATGGCCCGGCCCGACTCTTCAGTCTGAGCATGGAGGACGACTGTGGATATCTTCATAATAGAGGACCTCACAG GTTCCATGTTACAGAACACGGGTCCTTTCATGATCAGGTGAAccttcacactcctgcgacagCTCAGGCCGGAGCAACAGTCACTCTTACCCTCACTGTGCGCGCTCTTGACTCTGCAGACTCAAATTATGCGGTCGCCTACTTGACCGTGGTCCCTCTG GATCCTGATACACTGCCACCAtcctgctctgctgcaggaggacagTTCACCTGTCCCTCTATTTGCAGTCTGTCTAACTGGAGTGTGTCTCTGGTCGTGTCAGACAGAGGGCGCTCTGGCCTCGCTGCCCTCCAGCTACAGAGAGGTGAAGGTGCTCTGATGTTATATCTCAATCCTCCTCCCACAGAGGACAGCATAAGAACAGCCCAGTCCGGCCTCCATAAGCACCAAGCACACAGGGACCAGACAACCAGCATGGGGCGCCACTACCATCATCTCTACAAGGCCAGAATAGAGAGAGGAGACTTGCCTTTAAACGTGTCAGAATGGGCCTCATCTCAGCCTCTGTGGGTGAGATACACatccagctgctgctctgctcaggCAGAGCTGCTGGTGTGGGACACAGCTGGAAACATGAAGCGCTGCCACCTCATGCCTGGTCAGCAGAGACAGCAAAGAGACAAGAGCACAGAGACCAATGGAACTGAGCACATCACACTCACTGCACTCTCTtacttctttgtctttgtcctgctGTGGTTTCATTTGCTTTAG
- the vwa7 gene encoding von Willebrand factor A domain-containing protein 7 isoform X2 — translation MSPIGGRVWKESGKRMYWFILAYLLLLALPCTGFLPNFWSRVLTLSWDSHTHQYITEQAILNVTLETLKSSKKHQAEEQTRLGRSFWRAVGEVVKSNAAMDFLSSTRSDPVYHFDSERVDSALVMLRQFWAQTLLSVRAEEYQSARHSLGQLCHSLQDFYSHSNWVEMGHHSIYHHLLQPEEPAVPVANADTPTCMECFSDTCRNNLLPRLTNSQQHSQLLTTGYFSTSPPKPRGKCSHGGILDSSRYMEAKGGINKDSTSPFFSPHYYLHVEAATLATEATLSVLRDLRDTVGHTSFLRLFSVKQAPALVFVIDTTGSMFEEITAARLRAHSIIQSQANSPGQAGTFLLIPFHDPVVGPVYETSDPNQFMEYMNNLIALGGGDEPEMCLSAIQLALTHSPPLSEIFVFTDASPKDAHLFDTVKALALEKQSKVTLLHVESAQDLVSSHSFRVDSSVKNVTLHIIGVLKECILTSPSDKSQSLLGESGPFAELEQFEGLYRINMFPPIQPGQWRVHAKSDGHLTFNVIGDSSIDFLYYFATVSNDTHPGLARVEGSPVAGVPAFLVLAVTGLVPDNEASFSHVTLLGAKGENLQRVKLNSSSSSSSSSSSSHSMDQLVGWVDSVPRVPFCVRLTGRDTTGKKLERVSTEMVQPTHVQIQVLSVPRLVPGHSSVVDYSILNHGPARLFSLSMEDDCGYLHNRGPHRFHVTEHGSFHDQVNLHTPATAQAGATVTLTLTVRALDSADSNYAVAYLTVVPLDPDTLPPSCSAAGGQFTCPSICSLSNWSVSLVVSDRGRSGLAALQLQRGEGALMLYLNPPPTEDSIRTAQSGLHKHQAHRDQTTSMGRHYHHLYKARIERGDLPLNVSEWASSQPLWVRYTSSCCSAQAELLVWDTAGNMKRCHLMPGQQRQQRDKSTETNGTEHITLTALSYFFVFVLLWFHLL, via the exons ATGTCACCAATCGGAGGAAGAGTCTGGAAAGAGAGTGGGAAGCGGATGTACTGGTTTATCCTGGCTTACCTTCTTCTCTTGGCTTTACCATGCACGGGCTTCCTCCCCAACTTTTGGTCTCGAGTGTTAACGCTGTCCTGGGACTCACACACGCACCAATACATCACGGAGCAGGCCATTCTAAATGTCACCCTGGAGACTCTGAAGAGCAGCAAGAAACACCAGGCAGAGGAGCAG ACCAGACTAGGACGCAGCTTCTGGAGAGCTGTAGGAGAAGTGGTGAAGTCCAACGCAGCGATGGACTTCCTGAGCTCCACCAGGTCTGACCCAGTATATCACTTTGATTCAGAGCGCGTGGACAGTGCATTGGTCATGTTACGGCAGTTCTGGGCTCAGACTCTTCTGTCAGTGCGAGCAGAGGAGTACCAAAGTGCACGCCACAGCTTGGGCCAATTATGTCACTCCCTGCAG GACTTCTACAGCCACAGTAACTGGGTGGAAATGGGCCATCACTCCATATACCACCACCTCCTGCAGCCAGAGGAGCCGGCCGTCCCTGTGGCTAACG CGGACACTCCCACCTGTATGGAATGCTTCAGCGACACCTGTCGAAACAACCTCTTGCCAAGACTGACAAACAGTCAGCAACACTCCCAGCTGCTCACCACTGGCTACTTCAGCACTTCCCCTCCTAAACCTCGGG GTAAATGTAGTCACGGAGGTATTCTGGACAGTAGCCGCTATATGGAAGCCAAAGGCGGCATCAACAAAGACAGCACCTCACCTTTCTTCTCACCTCACTATTACCTCCATGTGGAAGCTGCCACTTTGGCTACTGAGGCCACTCTGAGTGTACTGCGagacctcagagacactgtgggCCACACATCTTTCCTCCG ACTCTTTAGTGTGAAGCAGGCACCAGCTTTGGTGTTTGTAATCGACACCACCGGCAGCATGTTTGAGGAGATCACCGCTGCTCGCCTCCGGGCGCATTCCATCATCCAGAGCCAAGCCAACAGTCCTGGACAGGCTGGCACCTTTCTACTCATACCCTTCCATGACCCAG TTGTAGGGCCAGTGTATGAGACCAGTGACCCAAACCAGTTCATGGAGTACATGAATAACCTGATAGCACTTGGAGGAGGAGACGAACCAGAGATGTGTCTCTCTGCTATTCAG CTGGCACTCACTCACAGTCCACCTCTGTCAGAGATCTTTGTCTTCACTGATGCCTCACCTAAAGATGCGCACTTGTTTGACACAGTGAAGGCACTGGCCCTTGAGAAACAGAGCAAG GTGACCCTGCTGCATGTGGAAAGTGCCCAGGATCTTGTGTCCTCTCATTCCTTCAGAGTTGACAGCTCGGTAAAAAATGTCACGTTACACATCATCGGCGTCCTGAAAGAGTGCATCCTGACCAGTCCTTCAG ACAAAAGCCAGTCTCTGTTGGGCGAGAGCGGACCCTTCGCAGAGTTGGAGCAGTTCGAGGGTCTGTACCGCATCAACATGTTTCCTCCAATACAGCCGGGCCAGTGGAGAGTCCACGCCAAGAGTGATGGACACCTCACATTCAATGTgatcg GTGACAGCAGCATAGATTTCCTGTATTACTTTGCCACTGTAAGCAATGACACACACCCAGGTCTGGCTAGAGTGGAAGGTAGTCCTGTCGCAG GTGTCCCTGCCTTTCTGGTGCTGGCTGTCACAGGCCTGGTTCCTGACAACGAGGCATCTTTCAGCCATGTGACACTCTTGGGGGCTAAAGGGGAGAACCTCCAACGGGTGAAGCtgaattcctcctcctcctcctcctcttcttcttcatcatctcatTCCATGGACCAGCTGGTGGGATGGGTGGACTCGGTTCCCAGAGTTCCCTTCTGTGTTCGACTTACAGGTCGAGACACAACAGGAAAGAAGCTGGAGAGGGTTTCCACGGAGATGGTACAGCCCACTCATGTTCAGATACAG GTGTTGTCTGTCCCTCGCCTGGTACCTGGCCACAGTTCAGTTGTAGATTACAGCATCCTGAACCATGGCCCGGCCCGACTCTTCAGTCTGAGCATGGAGGACGACTGTGGATATCTTCATAATAGAGGACCTCACAG GTTCCATGTTACAGAACACGGGTCCTTTCATGATCAGGTGAAccttcacactcctgcgacagCTCAGGCCGGAGCAACAGTCACTCTTACCCTCACTGTGCGCGCTCTTGACTCTGCAGACTCAAATTATGCGGTCGCCTACTTGACCGTGGTCCCTCTG GATCCTGATACACTGCCACCAtcctgctctgctgcaggaggacagTTCACCTGTCCCTCTATTTGCAGTCTGTCTAACTGGAGTGTGTCTCTGGTCGTGTCAGACAGAGGGCGCTCTGGCCTCGCTGCCCTCCAGCTACAGAGAGGTGAAGGTGCTCTGATGTTATATCTCAATCCTCCTCCCACAGAGGACAGCATAAGAACAGCCCAGTCCGGCCTCCATAAGCACCAAGCACACAGGGACCAGACAACCAGCATGGGGCGCCACTACCATCATCTCTACAAGGCCAGAATAGAGAGAGGAGACTTGCCTTTAAACGTGTCAGAATGGGCCTCATCTCAGCCTCTGTGGGTGAGATACACatccagctgctgctctgctcaggCAGAGCTGCTGGTGTGGGACACAGCTGGAAACATGAAGCGCTGCCACCTCATGCCTGGTCAGCAGAGACAGCAAAGAGACAAGAGCACAGAGACCAATGGAACTGAGCACATCACACTCACTGCACTCTCTtacttctttgtctttgtcctgctGTGGTTTCATTTGCTTTAG
- the LOC131462600 gene encoding sodium- and chloride-dependent GABA transporter 2-like, which yields MMEKQCAKQNKQEEVTERGHWGSKVEFLLAVAGNVVGLGNVWRFPYLCYKNGGGAFLVPYVVFVVTCGVPLFLLETTIGQFSQEGSVTCWRKLCPLAEGIGYGGLLILLYSCMTYIIILSWALLYLVFSFSSQLPWSNCDNYWNTDDCVDFTTRNNSMKWTNKTNSTSASTEFWERRVLAISGGLEELGSIRWEVLLCLIVMWITCYFCIWKGVKSTGKVVYFTATFPYVMLLILLIRGLSLPGALQGVVFYLLPEPSRLTDPQVWMEAGAQIFFSYSVGVGSLTVLGSYNQYNNNCYRDCLWLCLLNSGTSLVAGFAVFSVLGFMAHEQGIPISEVAESGPGLAFIAYPQAVAMMPLPQLWSICFFIMLILLGLDTQFVAMEVVMTSITDMFPTVIRKAGRRECLLLLFCLICFFSQLVMITEGGMYVFQLFDYYACNGFCILFLAVFESLALGWIFGVQRLYDIIKDMTGVRANVFFKVCWLYLTPLVSLVSFIWSLIEYQPLTFNRWYVYPDWAYKLGWMFALSSILLVPVCALYKLGHGTGSLRQRFHHLCQPEPISLLTKVTEAELQHIADEEVQTSTA from the exons atgatggaaaaacaatgtgcaaaacaaaacaagcaggaGGAGGTGACTGAGAGAGGACACTGGGGCAGTAAGGTAGAGTTTCTACTCGCTGTGGCAGGAAATGTTGTCGGCCTCGGCAACGTCTGGAGGTTTCCTTACCTCTGCTATAAAAATGGAGGAG GTGCATTCCTGGTGCCATATGTGGTATTTGTAGTGACCTGTGGTGTACCACTGTTCCTGCTGGAGACCACCATAGGCCAGTTCTCCCAGGAGGGCAGCGTCACCTGCTGGAGGAAACTATGTCCACTTGCAGAGG GTATCGGCTATGGTGGGCTGCTGATCCTCCTCTACAGCTGTATGACCTACATCATTATTCTGTCCTGGGCTTTGCTCTACCTGGTGTTCTCCTTCAGTTCCCAGCTTCCCTGGTCCAACTGTGACAACTACTGGAACACAG ATGACTGTGTAGACTTCACAACAAGAAATAACAGCATGAAATGGACCAACAAGACAAACTCAACCTCTGCTTCCACTGAATTCTGGGA AAGGCGAGTGCTGGCTATTTCAGGAGGACTTGAGGAGTTAGGCAGTATCCGATGGGAGGTGCTCTTGTGTCTAATTGTAATGTGGATAACCTGCTACTTTTGTATATGGAAAGGAGTCAAATCCACGGGAAAG GTGGTTTATTTCACTGCTACATTCCCCTATGTGATGCTGCTCATCCTTTTGATTCGTGGACTTTCTCTTCCTGGTGCTCTACAAGGAGTGGTGTTTTATCTTCTGCCTGAGCCCTCGCGACTCACAGATCCTCAG GTGTGGATGGAGGCTGGGGCTCAGATCTTCTTCTCATACAGTGTGGGTGTCGGCTCTTTGACTGTGCTAGGCAGCTACAACCAATACAACAATAACTGCTACAG AGACTGTCTGTGGCTGTGTTTGCTGAACAGTGGGACCAGCTTGGTAGCTGGGTTTGCAGTCTTTTCAGTGCTGGGGTTCATGGCCCATGAGCAAGGCATTCCCATTTCAGAAGTGGCCGAGTCAG GTCCAGGCCTGGCATTCATTGCTTACCCTCAGGCTGTAGCCATGATGCCTCTGCCTCAACTGTGGTCCATCTGTTTCTTCATCATGCTCATTCTCTTGGGCCTGGACACACAA TTTGTCGCAATGGAGGTGGTGATGACATCCATCACGGACATGTTTCCCACTGTAATACGTAAAGCAGGCCGTCGAgaatgtctcctcctcctcttctgcctcatctgttttttttctcagcttgTCATGATCACTGAG GGAGGAATGTATGTGTTCCAGTTGTTTGACTACTATGCCTGTAATGGATTCTGCATCCTTTTTCTCGCTGTGTTTGAAAGTCTGGCGCTGGGATGGATATTTG GGGTCCAGCGGCTCTATGACATCATAAAAGACATGACAGGTGTGCGTGCCAACGTGTTCTTTAAAGTGTGCTGGCTCTACCTCACACCGCTCGTGTCACTG GTCTCGTTCATATGGTCTTTGATTGAGTACCAACCTCTGACTTTCAATCGTTGGTATGTGTACCCAGACTGGGCTTATAAATTAGGCTGGATGTTTGCCCTATCCTCCATCCTGCTTGTGCCAGTTTGTGCTTTGTATAAACTGGGACATGGGACTGGAAGCCTCAGACAG CGCTTCCATCACCTGTGCCAGCCTGAACCCATCAGCTTGCTGACTAAAGTGACAGAAGCTGAGCTGCAGCACATCGCAGATGAAGAAGTGCAAACGTCCACTGCCTGA